In Micromonospora sp. NBC_01813, the following are encoded in one genomic region:
- a CDS encoding UTRA domain-containing protein, whose protein sequence is MDLCDQVPELLSPRDIPQGTTRLLAERGHPQVAYDDEIIAAMPAPDEVTTLALTAGTPVLRWLRTGYTTDRPVRVSVTTFAADRNRLHYTLGDPDVIARVRASENPQ, encoded by the coding sequence ATGGACCTCTGCGACCAGGTGCCCGAACTGCTGTCACCACGCGACATCCCGCAAGGCACCACCAGACTCCTCGCCGAACGCGGACACCCACAGGTCGCCTACGACGACGAGATCATCGCAGCGATGCCAGCACCCGACGAGGTGACGACACTCGCCCTCACCGCCGGCACACCCGTCCTACGCTGGCTCCGCACCGGCTACACCACCGACCGACCCGTACGCGTCAGCGTCACCACCTTCGCCGCCGACCGCAACCGACTCCACTACACCCTCGGCGACCCCGACGTCATCGCCCGGGTCCGCGCCAGCGAGAACCCACAATGA
- a CDS encoding IS701 family transposase produces the protein MAAAAMVEAGRVEENLAALMGDLGACFARVEPLRQAGKYVRGLFADLPRKNCWTLAEHAGDATPDRMQRLLERAVWDTEKAMGVVRDFAVARLADPDGDNTLIFDESGVEKTGTGTCGVTRQYVGCAGKVTNAVNLVNATYATGTGHALVGSRLWIPAAHLDDDTRRAATGVPAATEFATKPRLATDLLIETLDAGVPVRWCTADAVYGRDRRLRETCETRGIGYSLGVPCSFQITLSGWRTKIRADTAAATLTTDTAWQTRSCGAGSKGDRWYAWAWIATASPRHHLLVRRSLTNPDDLAYFYCWIPGHLPATLTALVRVTGRRWTIEEDHGFGKDHFGFDQFQNRLYTPIMRHIVLVMAALTVCAVTAADAAAGTPPPPRPTHPSEPPPADLGLIRLTVVEIKRLYNLATKTWHSIEHHLRWSWWRRRHQARARWYHYRSRLT, from the coding sequence GTGGCCGCAGCGGCCATGGTAGAGGCCGGTCGGGTCGAGGAGAACCTCGCCGCGCTGATGGGAGACCTCGGCGCGTGTTTCGCCCGGGTCGAACCGCTACGGCAGGCCGGCAAGTACGTCCGTGGCCTGTTCGCCGACCTGCCCCGCAAGAACTGCTGGACCCTGGCCGAACACGCCGGGGACGCCACCCCCGACCGGATGCAACGACTACTGGAACGCGCGGTCTGGGACACGGAGAAGGCGATGGGCGTGGTCCGTGACTTCGCCGTGGCACGCCTGGCCGACCCGGACGGCGACAACACCTTGATCTTCGACGAGAGCGGGGTGGAGAAGACCGGCACCGGCACGTGCGGCGTGACCCGCCAGTACGTGGGCTGCGCGGGAAAGGTCACCAACGCGGTCAACCTGGTCAACGCCACCTACGCCACCGGTACCGGCCACGCCCTGGTCGGCTCCCGGTTGTGGATCCCCGCCGCCCACCTCGACGACGACACCCGCCGCGCCGCCACCGGCGTCCCCGCCGCCACCGAGTTCGCGACCAAGCCCCGACTCGCCACCGACCTGCTCATCGAGACACTCGACGCTGGCGTGCCGGTGCGGTGGTGCACCGCCGACGCCGTCTACGGCAGGGACCGGCGACTGCGCGAAACCTGCGAGACCCGGGGAATCGGCTACAGCCTCGGCGTGCCGTGCTCCTTCCAGATCACCCTGTCCGGCTGGAGGACGAAGATCCGCGCCGACACGGCGGCCGCGACCCTGACCACCGACACCGCCTGGCAGACCAGGTCCTGCGGAGCGGGTTCCAAAGGCGACCGCTGGTACGCGTGGGCGTGGATCGCCACCGCCAGCCCCCGCCACCACCTGCTCGTACGCCGGAGCCTGACCAACCCCGACGACCTGGCGTACTTCTACTGCTGGATACCCGGCCATCTCCCAGCGACCCTGACCGCGCTGGTACGGGTGACCGGCCGGCGGTGGACGATCGAGGAGGACCACGGGTTCGGCAAGGACCACTTCGGGTTCGACCAGTTCCAGAACCGCCTCTACACCCCGATCATGCGGCACATCGTGCTGGTCATGGCAGCCCTCACCGTCTGCGCGGTCACCGCCGCCGACGCCGCGGCCGGGACCCCGCCACCGCCTCGGCCGACCCACCCCAGCGAACCACCACCGGCCGACCTCGGACTTATCCGGCTCACCGTTGTCGAGATCAAGAGGCTGTACAACCTCGCGACCAAAACCTGGCACAGCATCGAGCACCATCTCCGCTGGTCCTGGTGGCGCCGCCGCCATCAAGCCCGCGCCCGCTGGTACCACTACCGATCCAGACTTACATGA
- a CDS encoding suppressor of fused domain protein, with translation MGSTSYATLGVSRHSLSSPIDRQGISLELVMTTHSALAPARLPQALQLVAGDLLTRHVPILRGQTFALPWPVAEGSGMAVLYAAVPGYFDEGFDSAELEDGRSVAIVWMVPISVAEAEFVSSKGWDAFERRLVSADPDLLDLGRRSIIEL, from the coding sequence GTGGGATCCACCTCGTACGCGACCCTCGGAGTCAGTCGACATTCTCTTTCCTCTCCGATTGATCGCCAGGGTATTTCGCTGGAGCTCGTGATGACGACGCATTCTGCCTTGGCTCCTGCCCGATTGCCTCAGGCTCTCCAACTGGTAGCAGGTGATCTACTTACGCGCCACGTTCCGATCCTGCGTGGTCAAACGTTCGCGCTTCCTTGGCCAGTGGCGGAAGGTAGTGGAATGGCGGTGTTGTATGCTGCGGTCCCGGGCTACTTCGATGAAGGATTTGATTCAGCTGAGCTCGAGGACGGCCGCAGCGTGGCTATAGTGTGGATGGTTCCCATTAGTGTCGCTGAGGCCGAGTTCGTGTCGAGCAAGGGTTGGGATGCATTCGAGCGTCGGTTGGTTTCGGCGGATCCAGATCTGTTGGATCTGGGCAGGCGGTCAATAATCGAGCTGTGA
- a CDS encoding DUF397 domain-containing protein: protein MTPDLDLSNAVWRKSMKSSANGGCVEVANLGQAYALRDSKNPDGPVLIFTPEEWDCFLDGAEKGEFRQL, encoded by the coding sequence GTGACCCCCGACCTCGACCTCAGCAACGCCGTCTGGCGCAAGAGTATGAAGTCATCCGCGAACGGTGGATGCGTCGAGGTCGCCAACCTGGGTCAGGCGTACGCGCTACGCGACTCCAAGAACCCGGACGGCCCGGTCCTCATCTTCACCCCCGAGGAGTGGGACTGCTTCCTCGACGGCGCAGAAAAGGGCGAGTTCCGCCAACTCTGA
- a CDS encoding helix-turn-helix domain-containing protein, translated as MAEPTSPTVEADVPKVVGPTIPRWQLGEELTRLRRAANLTEAVVADKLGCSESKIKKVEAGYVGTNRAELMVMLDMYGVTDEATRNDMIELQKRGKERGWWSKFGMVPQQFATFLSLESSATSIRVFEPLMVHGLLQTDDYTRAIVSTHLPNAPVEEVERQVQIRRARQERIFADPPQTWIILDEAVLHRRVGGTDVMGAQLTHILDTVKAASWLTLQVVPYSHGSYPGELGAFTIFDFEEDVHSPVVYVEGQAGGLYLERETDLSRCNLAYNHITAAALSPPESAKLITALTHATG; from the coding sequence ATGGCGGAACCCACCTCACCCACTGTGGAGGCAGACGTGCCCAAGGTCGTCGGTCCAACCATCCCGCGCTGGCAGCTCGGCGAGGAGCTCACCCGCCTGCGCCGCGCCGCCAACCTCACCGAGGCAGTCGTCGCAGACAAACTCGGCTGCTCCGAGTCGAAGATCAAGAAGGTCGAGGCCGGCTACGTCGGCACCAACCGCGCCGAGCTGATGGTCATGCTCGACATGTACGGCGTCACCGACGAAGCCACCCGCAACGACATGATCGAGTTGCAGAAGCGCGGCAAGGAACGCGGCTGGTGGTCCAAGTTCGGCATGGTGCCCCAGCAGTTCGCGACCTTCCTCAGCCTGGAGTCCTCCGCGACCAGCATCCGCGTCTTCGAGCCGCTGATGGTCCACGGACTCCTGCAGACCGACGACTACACCCGCGCCATCGTCTCGACGCATCTGCCGAACGCGCCCGTCGAAGAGGTCGAACGGCAGGTGCAGATCCGCCGCGCCCGCCAGGAGCGGATCTTCGCGGACCCGCCGCAGACCTGGATCATCCTCGACGAGGCCGTCCTCCACCGCCGGGTCGGCGGCACCGACGTCATGGGCGCCCAGCTCACCCACATCCTCGACACCGTCAAGGCTGCTTCGTGGCTCACCCTCCAGGTCGTCCCGTACAGCCACGGCAGCTACCCCGGCGAGCTCGGCGCCTTCACGATCTTCGACTTCGAGGAGGACGTCCACTCCCCCGTCGTCTACGTCGAGGGCCAGGCCGGCGGCCTCTATCTCGAACGTGAAACCGACCTGAGCCGGTGTAACCTGGCGTACAACCACATCACCGCCGCCGCGCTCAGCCCGCCCGAGAGCGCCAAGCTGATCACCGCCCTGACCCACGCCACGGGTTGA
- a CDS encoding GOLPH3/VPS74 family protein, which produces MSTYPLADDLFRVAHHRLHGRPLLHPRALSHGLAAGLLAELLYPQWITIHDGRVVIGSRIVPPDDLVHGILAQISAVPTPQPVRAWVEVLSETAVRQVATRLARAGHVHREVTRRRLVGRGERWVPTDMNTAGWPAARLASALRARRRLDVTDQGLVALTWACGLDRYVLDGAPPHAYDDLRNLVDHGWPPIVELARQTRAGIGRAGAAHRG; this is translated from the coding sequence ATGTCCACGTATCCGCTGGCTGACGATCTGTTCCGGGTGGCTCACCACCGGTTGCATGGCCGGCCGTTGCTGCATCCCCGGGCGTTGAGCCATGGCCTGGCCGCCGGCCTGTTGGCTGAGTTGCTGTACCCGCAGTGGATCACCATCCACGATGGCCGGGTCGTGATCGGGTCGAGGATCGTTCCGCCGGATGATCTGGTGCACGGCATCCTCGCTCAGATCAGCGCCGTGCCGACCCCGCAGCCGGTGCGGGCCTGGGTCGAGGTGCTCAGCGAGACCGCTGTCCGGCAGGTGGCCACCCGGCTGGCCCGCGCCGGCCACGTACACCGGGAAGTGACCCGCCGCCGGCTGGTCGGCCGGGGCGAACGGTGGGTACCGACCGACATGAACACCGCCGGTTGGCCGGCTGCCCGGCTGGCCTCCGCGCTGCGCGCCCGGCGGCGTCTCGACGTCACCGATCAGGGTCTGGTGGCGTTGACCTGGGCCTGCGGCCTTGACCGGTACGTGCTCGACGGTGCGCCCCCGCACGCCTACGACGATTTGCGCAACCTGGTCGACCACGGCTGGCCGCCGATCGTCGAGCTGGCCCGGCAGACCCGCGCCGGCATCGGCCGCGCCGGCGCCGCCCACCGTGGCTGA
- a CDS encoding zinc ribbon domain-containing protein, with product MMVDYPDPTGYPLAGLIRCADCRTPMTPAVRAATRVYRCTGACRNEIDALHAETLMWDRAAARHPDLARPHLPVDQRRKVFASLLTVVYARGPSSWLSLRTSWIGRRRRAAGPVPPGRVA from the coding sequence ATGATGGTCGACTACCCGGACCCGACCGGGTATCCGCTGGCCGGGCTGATCCGCTGCGCCGACTGTCGGACCCCGATGACCCCGGCCGTGCGGGCCGCCACCCGCGTCTACCGGTGCACCGGCGCGTGCCGTAACGAGATCGACGCCCTGCACGCCGAAACCCTGATGTGGGACCGGGCCGCCGCCCGACACCCGGACCTGGCCCGACCCCACCTGCCGGTCGACCAGCGGCGCAAGGTCTTCGCATCCCTGCTGACCGTGGTGTACGCCCGAGGCCCGTCAAGCTGGCTGTCCCTGCGTACCTCATGGATCGGCCGTCGGCGACGGGCTGCCGGCCCGGTACCGCCCGGCCGGGTGGCCTGA
- a CDS encoding STM3941 family protein has protein sequence MASSGNTRTSGIELGSLPPSRGPTDVGEPATAFHRSFWRTLGWVVAGLALIAACLVMVVSGFDGLPHPLAAAYLLLGVLGLALFPAGVLRLVWQLAQRRPIVLIGPWGVVDRRLSRRVIPWLAVESVQVTGVGRQRFLTLGLFPGAEHAALSSRWARILLRVNRRTGYPGVHIGTVGLRCRVEDLAEAVLRHSNGVASGRTPR, from the coding sequence GTGGCGAGCAGCGGGAACACGCGTACGTCGGGGATCGAGCTCGGGTCGCTTCCGCCCAGCCGCGGACCTACCGACGTTGGTGAGCCCGCGACCGCGTTCCACCGGTCGTTCTGGCGCACCCTCGGGTGGGTCGTCGCCGGGCTGGCGTTGATCGCGGCCTGTCTGGTGATGGTGGTCAGCGGCTTCGACGGACTGCCGCACCCGCTCGCGGCGGCGTACCTGCTGCTCGGGGTTCTCGGCCTGGCACTGTTCCCGGCGGGTGTGCTGCGCCTGGTCTGGCAGCTTGCCCAACGTCGGCCTATCGTGCTGATCGGACCCTGGGGGGTGGTGGACCGTCGGCTGTCGCGTCGGGTCATCCCGTGGCTCGCGGTCGAGTCGGTCCAGGTCACCGGCGTGGGCCGGCAGCGGTTCCTGACCCTCGGCCTGTTCCCCGGTGCGGAACACGCCGCGTTGTCGAGCCGCTGGGCCCGGATCCTGCTACGGGTCAACCGGCGGACCGGCTACCCCGGGGTGCACATCGGCACGGTTGGCCTGCGGTGCCGGGTCGAGGACTTGGCCGAGGCGGTGCTGCGTCACAGCAATGGCGTGGCGTCGGGCCGGACACCGCGTTAG
- a CDS encoding GNAT family N-acetyltransferase, translating into MPELIAPTTALYASWLAARDEWGRGTHQDGSGLRPSDDVDSAAGFAAWVERLRRQGDESLPAEEGWVHATYWWIVEDDTCLGAIALRHQLNEYLLRAAGHIGYGVRPSARRRGLATWALGEVLPLAAARGLGRVLITCGDGNVASARVIEGHGGVLEDVRDTELGRTRRYWIDL; encoded by the coding sequence GTGCCCGAGCTGATCGCACCCACCACCGCGCTGTACGCGTCGTGGCTCGCTGCCCGCGACGAGTGGGGCCGTGGCACCCATCAGGACGGCAGTGGGCTGCGGCCGTCCGACGACGTCGACTCCGCCGCAGGGTTCGCCGCCTGGGTCGAGCGGCTGCGCCGCCAAGGCGACGAGTCGCTGCCCGCCGAGGAAGGATGGGTGCACGCCACGTACTGGTGGATCGTCGAAGACGACACCTGTCTTGGCGCGATCGCGCTGCGGCACCAGCTCAACGAGTACCTGCTGCGCGCTGCCGGTCACATCGGGTACGGCGTACGGCCGTCGGCGCGCCGCCGTGGTCTCGCGACCTGGGCGCTCGGCGAGGTGCTGCCGCTGGCCGCCGCCCGTGGCCTCGGCCGGGTCCTGATCACCTGCGGCGACGGCAACGTCGCGTCGGCGCGGGTCATCGAAGGCCACGGCGGCGTGCTGGAGGACGTACGCGACACCGAACTGGGCCGGACCCGTCGCTACTGGATCGACCTGTAG
- a CDS encoding RNA polymerase sigma factor gives MRDADEFDAFYAASSKRVLGHLYVVIGNRSDAEDAVAEAYAKAWDRWASVRDCDSPEAWVRTVAYRIAVSSWRKAVNRLKAHRRDAAGAQPVDAVSVDHVALVAALRQITVDQRRVVVLHYLAGLSVAEVAAETGTNANTVKTWLARGRKALAAHLSDGDHLSDGTQRTAGDQQSSGEQQATGDGRSYAV, from the coding sequence ATGCGTGACGCCGACGAGTTCGACGCCTTCTACGCGGCGTCGTCCAAGCGGGTGCTCGGTCACCTGTACGTGGTGATCGGCAACCGGTCCGACGCCGAGGACGCGGTGGCGGAGGCGTACGCGAAGGCGTGGGACCGGTGGGCGTCCGTCCGGGACTGCGACAGCCCCGAAGCCTGGGTACGCACGGTCGCGTACCGGATCGCGGTGAGTTCCTGGCGCAAGGCGGTGAATCGGTTGAAGGCCCACCGCCGGGATGCCGCCGGTGCGCAACCGGTCGACGCCGTGTCGGTCGACCACGTCGCGCTGGTGGCGGCGTTGCGGCAGATCACCGTCGATCAGCGTCGGGTCGTCGTGCTGCACTACCTGGCCGGTCTCAGCGTCGCCGAAGTCGCCGCTGAGACCGGCACCAACGCCAACACCGTCAAGACCTGGCTGGCCCGGGGACGCAAGGCGCTGGCCGCGCACCTGTCCGACGGTGATCACCTGTCCGACGGGACGCAGCGAACCGCCGGCGACCAGCAGAGCAGCGGCGAGCAGCAGGCCACCGGCGACGGGAGGAGCTATGCGGTCTGA
- a CDS encoding C39 family peptidase has product MSTMFRKSALSVAGLLVAGGVVVGPAAAAAQAAPSRDGQLLNTRYERQPNFYYCGPAATRIALTAHGRELSQDEVAGKLGTTVAGTDSAEDTTRVLNEFAGEDKYRTTAIEASKADRAQIDQLRDDVRATVDDGRAVVANIIGTANDVDGRTHSYPGGHYVTVIGYGEGGDAVKIADPAFLGAEYYWVSTETLAHWIATRGYSH; this is encoded by the coding sequence ATGAGCACGATGTTCCGTAAATCCGCGTTGTCCGTTGCCGGTCTGCTCGTCGCCGGTGGTGTGGTGGTCGGCCCCGCTGCCGCCGCCGCCCAGGCCGCCCCGTCGCGTGACGGGCAGCTGCTGAACACCCGGTACGAGCGGCAGCCGAACTTCTACTACTGCGGGCCGGCGGCGACCCGGATCGCGTTGACCGCGCACGGCCGTGAGCTGTCGCAGGACGAGGTGGCCGGCAAGCTGGGCACCACCGTGGCCGGCACCGACTCGGCCGAGGACACCACCCGGGTGCTGAACGAGTTCGCTGGCGAGGACAAGTACCGGACCACCGCGATCGAGGCGTCAAAGGCAGACCGGGCGCAGATCGACCAGCTGCGTGACGACGTGCGCGCGACCGTGGACGACGGCCGGGCCGTGGTGGCGAACATCATCGGTACGGCGAACGACGTCGACGGCCGGACCCACTCGTACCCGGGCGGTCACTACGTGACCGTGATCGGCTACGGCGAGGGCGGCGACGCGGTCAAGATCGCCGACCCGGCCTTCCTGGGAGCGGAGTACTACTGGGTGAGCACCGAGACCCTGGCGCACTGGATCGCCACCCGCGGCTACTCGCACTGA